In a single window of the Salvelinus namaycush isolate Seneca unplaced genomic scaffold, SaNama_1.0 Scaffold614, whole genome shotgun sequence genome:
- the LOC120042116 gene encoding neuronal acetylcholine receptor subunit alpha-7-like: protein MRQSVAICLFGLSALLHVSEQGPHQRNLLRELLRDYNRMERPVANDSLPLTVRFSYTLLQVMNVDEKNQILTTNAWLQMQWFDHYLQWNQSEYPGVKTLRFTTDQVWIPDILLYNSAHDKFDATFKSYVLVNSSGFCEYLPPGIFSSACEVDVRWFPFDVQHCELKFGSWTFDGWLLDLQMQEADLSGYMSNGEWELLGVPGDRHEIFYECCTEPYSDVTFVVTLRRRTLFYALNLLVPCVLISSLTLLVFLLPAQSGEKIGLGITILLSQTFFMLLVAEIMPATSDCIPLIGQYFVSTMVTVGMSVVATVVVLQYHHHDPNSGDMPQWVELVLLQWVPWFLRMKCPEEWGELTPHHSPSNPQTKTCSSAPTTTTTTPAPLTFPQSLTSLQASLSQLSQHAQPNGHLPYMGFQSPPEPDPAVTWRGGRGGGGGEERRGSDTRILHHHPPSSTTLGSPPPQPPTSPDPDPSSSGSSCVEDGAGASGVGTCHAQARVFQAGEAEAQLQALLAEVRFLAEGLREQDRRVSVAEKWQFAAVVIDRLCLVGFSVFNIICTIAILMAAPNFAEAASKDFF from the exons ATGAGGCAGTCTGTGGCTATCTGTCTGTTTGGACTCTCAGCTCTGCTCCACG tgTCTGAGCAGGGTCCCCACCAGCGTAATCTATTGAGGGAGCTACTGAGGGACTATAACCGTATGGAGAGACCTGTAGCCAACGACTCTCTACCACTCACTGTCCGATTCTCCTACACTCTCTTACAAGTCATGAATGTG GATGAGAAAAACCAGATCCTCACCACTAATGCCTGGCTTCAGATG CAATGGTTTGACCACTACCTTCAGTGGAACCAGTCAGAGTACCCAGGAGTGAAAACCCTTCGCTTCACTACTGACCAGGTCTGGATACCTGATATACTACTGTACAACAG TGCCCATGATAAGTTTGATGCCACCTTTAAGAGCTATGTGCTGGTCAACTCCAGTGGATTCTGTGAGTACCTACCTCCAG GTATTTTCAGCAGTGCGTGTGAAGTGGACGTGCGTTGGTTTCCCTTTGACGTCCAGCACTGTGAGCTGAAGTTTGGCTCGTGGACGTTTGACGGCTGGCTGCTGGACCTCCAGATGCAGGAGGCTGACCTGTCAGGATACATGTCCAATGGAGAGTGGGAACTGCTGG GTGTACCAGGTGATCGTCATGAGATATTTTATGAGTGCTGTACAGAGCCCTACTCTGATGTGACCTTTGTTGTGACCCTTCGACGAAGAACTCTGTTCTACGCTCTCAACCTCCTCGTCCCCTGTGTTCTCATCTCCTCCTTGACACTGCTGGTGTTCCTACTGCCAgcccaatcgggggagaagatcGGTCtgg gcaTAACAATTCTTCTCTCTCAGACCTTCTTCATGTTGCTGGTGGCTGAGATTATGCCAGCTACCTCAGACTGCATTCCACTGATAG GTCAGTATTTTGTGAGCACCATGGTTACCGTAGGGATGTCAGTGGTGGCGACTGTAGTTGTACTTCAGTACCATCACCACGACCCCAACAGTGGAGACATGCCTCAATGG gttGAGTTGGTTCTACTCCAGTGGGTTCCCTGGTTTCTGAGGATGAAGTGTCCAGAAGAGTGGGGTGAGCTCACACCCCACCACAGCCCCTCCAACCCCCAGACCAAGACCTGCTCCTctgcccccaccaccaccaccaccaccccagccCCCTTAACCTTCCCCCAGAGCCTCACCTCTCTGCAGGCCAGTCTAAGCCAGCTCAGCCag CACGCTCAGCCCAATGGACACCTGCCATACATGGGCTTCCAGAGTCCTCCTGAACCTGACCCTGCTGTCacctggagaggaggaagaggaggaggaggaggagaagaaagaagGGGTTCTGACACCCGcatcctccaccaccacccaccCTCCTCCACAACGTTGGGTAGCCCCCCGCCACAACCCCCCACATCTCCAGACCCTGACCCCTCATCCTCAGGTTCCAGCTGTGTAGAGGATGGGGCTGGGGCAAGTGGAGTGGGTACTTGCCATGCCCAGGCCAGGGTGTTCCAGGCTGGGGAAGCAGAGGCCCAGCTCCAGGCCCTGCTGGCGGAGGTGCGGTTCCTGGCCGAGGGTCTCCGTGAGCAGGACCGCAGGGTGAGCGTGGCGGAGAAGTGGCAGTTTGCAGCAGTGGTCATCGACCGGCTGTGTCTGGTGGGGTTCAGTGTGTTCAACATAATTTGTACCATCGCAATCCTCATGGCCGCACCCAACTTTGCAGAGGCCGCCTCCAAGGACTTCTTCTAA